The following are from one region of the Flavobacteriaceae bacterium UJ101 genome:
- the ina gene encoding uncharacterized protein (Contains 5 PKD domains.; KEGG: saz:Sama_3624 immune inhibitor A; Metalloendopeptidases): protein MIPFLKRTKYFFVLILISFIVGCSSDNDDNLPAVEAAFTYFVDGTTGTVEFTNTSMNANSYFWDLGNGNTTTEENPIDTYTESGEYTVQLIAKNIAGGSDTISQMIEISLPVIPVEETVKLPLDFQLDTSNYEITDFDGGNLTVVANPFSNDMNNSTQVGKMIKNAGEVWGGSAIALDEAIDFSENKTFQMKVYSPRVGAKVLLKVENADDSNISYEVETETTKASEWETLTFDYSGVDTTQTYDKVILIFDNGTEGDGSDNFTFYIDNIELVDGGTGTAPTTAAPTPTHEASNVISVYSDAYTNISGTDYNPGWGQSTVQSEVTIENNNTMLYEGLNYQGIVLGSAQDVSGMTHLHIDYWTQNSTTLNAYIISTGPVETGKVLTVPTTGWVSIDIPLADFSPVDLADIIQMKFDGDGDVYIDNIYFYSDTGGGDTTAPVITLNGDATMNLTVGDTFTDPGATATDDTDDNLTDSIIIAGDTVDTATAGTYTITYNVSDAAGNAATEVTRTVVVAEATSNDTTIIDYENNLTGITPGLFESGGSLIANPVSGGLNTSTNVYEITYTNANQWWGGVGFKLEDGILDDQATTYKVKMYSTVAPTNVLFQVEVEGNDPVGQVQTINTANEWVELTFTLENIPTGINRVLVRPDVGDQTGTKPNSGTLYIDDIACAECTLGTSGGGGSTSELTSNGDFETGDETGWMIFQNSGSATLDNTVNNGGSWSGKLTVGESGGNPAFKQERIGGGTVASGDVVQVQFDHMGSITQPGAAINVLLFGEGASEVSFTQNLAAGFTTENTWNTYTGTFTIPNDANVSEGVSVLIETVCGAVAGCNVTMNIDNVSVILNP, encoded by the coding sequence ATGATACCATTTTTAAAAAGAACTAAATATTTTTTTGTACTAATACTAATATCCTTTATAGTAGGATGTTCGAGTGATAATGATGATAACTTACCAGCTGTAGAAGCAGCATTTACTTATTTTGTTGATGGGACAACTGGAACAGTTGAATTTACGAATACATCAATGAATGCCAATTCTTATTTTTGGGATTTAGGAAACGGTAATACTACAACTGAAGAAAACCCTATTGATACTTATACAGAAAGTGGTGAGTATACAGTTCAATTAATTGCTAAAAATATTGCAGGAGGCTCTGATACAATAAGTCAAATGATAGAAATTTCTCTTCCAGTAATACCTGTGGAGGAAACTGTAAAACTTCCATTGGATTTTCAACTAGATACTTCAAATTATGAAATTACGGATTTTGATGGAGGAAATTTAACAGTTGTAGCAAATCCATTTTCAAATGATATGAATAATTCTACTCAAGTAGGAAAAATGATTAAAAATGCAGGAGAAGTTTGGGGAGGTAGTGCAATTGCATTAGATGAAGCAATTGATTTTTCTGAAAATAAAACATTTCAAATGAAAGTGTATTCACCTCGTGTAGGAGCAAAAGTATTGCTAAAAGTTGAAAATGCTGATGACTCAAATATTAGTTATGAGGTAGAAACTGAAACTACAAAAGCAAGTGAATGGGAAACATTAACTTTTGATTATAGTGGAGTAGATACAACGCAAACCTATGATAAAGTTATTTTGATTTTTGATAACGGAACAGAAGGAGATGGCTCAGATAATTTTACATTTTATATAGATAATATTGAATTAGTAGATGGAGGAACAGGTACTGCACCAACAACAGCTGCACCAACACCAACACACGAAGCTTCTAATGTAATATCGGTATACAGTGATGCTTATACAAATATTTCAGGAACAGATTATAATCCAGGGTGGGGACAATCAACTGTACAATCTGAAGTTACGATAGAAAATAATAATACCATGCTTTATGAAGGGTTAAATTATCAAGGTATAGTATTGGGTAGTGCACAAGATGTGTCAGGAATGACTCATTTACATATAGATTATTGGACTCAAAACTCCACTACATTAAATGCGTATATTATAAGTACAGGACCGGTAGAAACTGGGAAAGTATTGACTGTACCAACTACTGGATGGGTAAGTATAGATATTCCTTTAGCAGACTTTTCACCAGTTGATTTAGCAGATATTATACAAATGAAATTTGATGGAGATGGAGATGTATATATTGATAATATTTATTTTTATAGTGATACTGGAGGTGGTGATACAACAGCTCCAGTTATTACATTAAATGGTGATGCTACCATGAATTTAACTGTTGGCGATACCTTTACAGATCCAGGAGCAACGGCAACTGATGATACAGACGATAATCTTACAGATAGTATTATAATAGCAGGTGATACCGTAGATACTGCTACAGCAGGAACGTATACGATTACCTATAATGTAAGTGATGCAGCAGGAAATGCAGCTACAGAAGTTACCAGAACGGTTGTGGTAGCTGAGGCTACAAGTAATGATACGACTATTATAGACTATGAGAATAATCTTACAGGAATTACACCGGGACTGTTTGAATCAGGAGGTAGTTTAATTGCAAACCCTGTATCAGGAGGACTTAACACAAGTACGAATGTATATGAAATAACGTATACTAATGCAAATCAATGGTGGGGAGGTGTTGGATTTAAACTAGAAGATGGTATTTTAGATGATCAAGCAACGACATATAAAGTAAAAATGTATTCTACAGTGGCACCTACCAATGTGTTATTTCAAGTTGAAGTTGAAGGAAACGATCCTGTGGGGCAAGTACAGACAATTAATACAGCAAATGAATGGGTAGAATTAACTTTTACATTGGAAAATATTCCGACAGGTATCAATAGAGTATTAGTTCGTCCTGATGTTGGAGATCAAACGGGTACTAAACCAAATTCAGGGACTTTATATATCGATGACATTGCGTGTGCTGAATGTACATTAGGAACTAGCGGTGGTGGTGGATCTACCAGTGAATTAACTAGTAATGGAGATTTTGAAACGGGTGATGAAACGGGTTGGATGATTTTTCAAAATAGTGGTTCTGCGACATTGGATAATACCGTTAATAACGGAGGTTCATGGTCTGGAAAGCTTACTGTTGGTGAATCGGGAGGAAACCCTGCATTTAAACAGGAAAGAATTGGAGGAGGAACTGTTGCTTCAGGTGATGTTGTTCAGGTTCAGTTTGATCATATGGGAAGTATTACACAACCTGGTGCAGCTATTAATGTACTTCTTTTTGGAGAAGGAGCATCAGAGGTTTCTTTTACTCAGAATCTAGCTGCTGGATTTACTACAGAGAATACTTGGAATACCTACACAGGTACTTTTACAATTCCAAATGATGCAAATGTTTCAGAAGGAGTTTCAGTTCTTATAGAAACGGTTTGTGGTGCTGTTGCAGGTTGTAATGTAACTATGAATATTGATAATGTTTCGGTTATTCTCAATCCATAA